The DNA segment TTGCTGGTCATGGACGGGGACCGATTGGTCGGCATTTTTTCGGAGCGGGATTACACGCGGAAGGTGGCCCTGCGGGGTCGATCCTCCAAGGACACCCGCGTGCGAGAGATCCTGTCGGACCGGGTGATTTGCGTGACGCCGGAGCATTCCGTGGAGGACGGGCTGCGGCTGATGACCGAACACCGCATCCGCCATCTGCCGGTGGTGGAGAATCAAAAGGTGGTGGGGATCGTATCGATCGGCGACCTGGTGAACTGGGTCATCAACCAGCAAAGCGCCACCATCCGACACTTGGAGACCTACATCACCGGCGGTTACCCGGGCTGAGGTGCGCCGATCTCGGGCAGGGTCCGCCGCAGCCGCACGGCTACGTGGCGGGCCTCGGGCAACACGAACTTTTTGATTTCCACGGTGACCGCGGCCGGACGATAGCGTTGCAACACATGGCCGGCCAGGTCCGCCGCCAGTTTCTCCAGCAGGGCCCAGCTCCTGCCCTCACCAAACCCGAGCAGATCCCGCGACACCGCGTGGTAATCGATCGTGTGAGCGAGGTCATCGGTCACCGTGGCCCGCAGGTCGGCGGGCTCCATCTCCAAACTCACCAGCAACCGCTGGGGATGGGCCCGCTCCGCCTCGCTCACGCCCACCCGGTAAAAAACCTCCAGATCCACGATCGAAACGCTGAGCATGTTGAACCCTTTCAGTCTCGAATGGCCGAGGGCTCACCTGCTGGAACCCTTCCCAACCCGGGCAACACCCCCTGCAGCACGCGCTGGATCAGTCGCCGGGTCGGCTCGTTCAGGTCCTCGGCCAGCGCCGAGGTCAACGGCACCCACCGCCACGCGCAACCCTCCTCGTTGAGCCGCACCTCGGCCGGCCCGTGCACACGGCAGACATAGGTCAGCAACAAAAAATGTGCGGGCCGGTAAAACTCCGGCGGGTTCACGCACTCCTGCATCTCCACCCAACGGACCTCGACCACATTCAGGCCCGTTTCCTCCAACAGTTCACGGCGCAGGGCGGCCTCGCAGCTTTCGCCCTGACGCACCTTGCCCCCCGGCATCCCCCAACGATGCGACCACTTGGGGGTGCGCACCAGCAACACCTCGTCCCGATCATTCAGGACCAGTCCGCCCACCGTGACAACCGGCCCCTGACCGGTCCCGGGTTCAGGTGGCCATGCAAATCGCCCCACGTGCAACAGCGCCTGCAGTTCCCCGAGGTGCTCGGCGATCCAGTCCGGTCGCGCCGCCCGCAATTGTGCCAGGGTATTGTAACCGGTCAAAACCGCGCAGGAACCAACCCCGCCGTGCCGCGCAGTCTCCACATCATGTTCCATGTCGCCCACGAAAATCGTCTCCCGGGGGTCCAGACCCTGCTCCCGCAGAAGCCGCCCGATCCATTCGCGCTTGTCCCGGGCCTCCACATACGCCGGCCCCAGCAGAGGGCCCAGCCCGGTTCGCGCCGCCTGCTGCTCGTAGTATTCCCGTTTCACCGTGCTCAGGACGAAGGTCCGCACGCCGTGCGTGCGACAAAACTCCAAAAACGCGCGGGCATGAGGCAGCGCCACCACCGAATCCTGCGCCGGCCCGAAATGCTCGTGAAACCATTGTTCCAGCGTGGACAAGGGGATCTCCGGTGTGTGCCGTTCATAGAACCGGACGAACGGTAGACAGAATTCGGCCCGGAACCGGTCCAGGGTCAGCGTGGGTCGTCCGGCGCGTTCCAGCACCCGGTTCGTGGCCTCCCACACCGCCGGCAGGTCGTCCACCAGGGTCCCCGACCAGTCCAGAATAATGTTGCGGATCACGAACCGCAGTGTAGTCGTCAGCCCGTCGCCGAGACAATCTCGGCCGCCGGTTCAAAGGGAACCGCGAGTGGGCCGGAGCTCGCAAAACTCGTCCGACCGGTCCATCCACGGAAGAAGAGAACACAACGGCCATGCCCGAATCGAAGCCAGAAACCAGTCCGCCGCCGCCTCGCAACCGTCCCTGGTTGCCCTGGCAGAACCTGATGCTGGCAGCCACCGTGATGGCGGTGGTCGGGGCGGTCATCGAACAGTGGAATCTGCAGACCGGCTGGCCCTTGGGCCGAAAGGCATTCACGCCCCACCCCATGATTTCCGAACCCGTCCGATTGGCACTCCTGGCCCTGGTTTGGCCGTTGAGCCTCTTGAGCGCCCGGGTGGCCACCCTGTGGTGGATGGCGCGGGCGCGGCCCGGCCGTGCCCCGGGGATCCGCAATCTCGTCTTGACCGCCACATTGGCCCTGTGGCCGCAATGGCTGGCCGACACGGTCGCCCGTGGCCACCTGGGAT comes from the Limisphaera ngatamarikiensis genome and includes:
- a CDS encoding CBS domain-containing protein codes for the protein MIQCTGTIRDVLKHKGHQVWTIAPDATVFEAIEKLAEKNVGALLVMDGDRLVGIFSERDYTRKVALRGRSSKDTRVREILSDRVICVTPEHSVEDGLRLMTEHRIRHLPVVENQKVVGIVSIGDLVNWVINQQSATIRHLETYITGGYPG
- a CDS encoding dihydroneopterin aldolase — encoded protein: MLSVSIVDLEVFYRVGVSEAERAHPQRLLVSLEMEPADLRATVTDDLAHTIDYHAVSRDLLGFGEGRSWALLEKLAADLAGHVLQRYRPAAVTVEIKKFVLPEARHVAVRLRRTLPEIGAPQPG
- a CDS encoding NUDIX domain-containing protein — its product is MIRNIILDWSGTLVDDLPAVWEATNRVLERAGRPTLTLDRFRAEFCLPFVRFYERHTPEIPLSTLEQWFHEHFGPAQDSVVALPHARAFLEFCRTHGVRTFVLSTVKREYYEQQAARTGLGPLLGPAYVEARDKREWIGRLLREQGLDPRETIFVGDMEHDVETARHGGVGSCAVLTGYNTLAQLRAARPDWIAEHLGELQALLHVGRFAWPPEPGTGQGPVVTVGGLVLNDRDEVLLVRTPKWSHRWGMPGGKVRQGESCEAALRRELLEETGLNVVEVRWVEMQECVNPPEFYRPAHFLLLTYVCRVHGPAEVRLNEEGCAWRWVPLTSALAEDLNEPTRRLIQRVLQGVLPGLGRVPAGEPSAIRD